The proteins below come from a single Acidobacteriota bacterium genomic window:
- the rpoC gene encoding DNA-directed RNA polymerase subunit beta' — MEARPQLGGRPKIEFDQVKISIASAEKIKGWSWGEVTKPETINYRTFKPEKDGLFCAKTFGPINDFECLCGKYKRMKYRGIICERCGVEVTKSKVRRERMGHIQLASPVAHIWFFKSPPSRIGLVLDLSIKDLEKVLYFESYIVLDPGESGLKEKQLLTEEEFKEAQEKYGDAFTVSIGAEAVKTLLQKINIAKEADRLRRLMKKETSQQRKLRYSKRLRIFKALKKSGNRPEWMVLDVIPVIPPDLRPLVRLDGGRFATSDLNDLYRRVINRNNRLKKLIELKAPELIIRNEKRMLQEAVDALFDNGKRGRVHLGANRRPLKSLSESLRGKQGRFRQNLLGKRVDYSGRSVIVVGPELKLNQCGLPKKMALELFKPFIFNKLEKEGLVPSVKIAREWHEQERPEVWDFLEEVVNEHPILLNRAPTLHRLGIQAFEPILVEGKAIQIHPLVCAAFNADFDGDQMAVHVPLSVEAQIEAQTLMLSTHNILSPANGRPLTIPSQDMVLGCYYLTWEMKGQKGEGRIFSSFDEALLAMESGQVGLQSRIKVRFSGPFMNLVSYYDDQAVMNCPVTEMKKELIETTPGRIIFNSIIPKGLPFINAVLRKKGLENLVFFAYLKSGLPATVEMLDALKELGFTHATLAGFSLGIDDFVIPKTKYELVDKAYGEVRDIENLYREGTISSGERFNRIVEIWGTVTDNISNAMIEEMKRMSLEGGGLNPLFVMADSGSRGNKQQIRQLAGMRGLMSKPSGEIIETPIVSNLREGLNVLQYFISTHGARKGLADTALKTANSGYLTRKLVDVAQEVIVDEHDCGTLKGSNVTAIVENGEIIEPFIDRVVGRISLERILHPDTSMPIVEMNEEITETIAGELQNLGLERVKIRSILTCESKKGVCQLCYGRNMATGRMVELGEAVGIVGAQSIGEPGTQLTMRTFHVGGIAMRGAERSMLEAGTDGIIKFTNLKSVANKDGTLVVVNRNANIAVLDHRGREIEHYQVPYGAKVLIRDGQEIKARQGFAEWDPFSNFILTEETGRIRFRDVVLGISMEEVQDEFTGLITQVIIDPKDEKLQPQVEILDDKKTDDKGEPVILKKYYLPSGANLEVKDAKKVFAGDVLAKIPREVARTKDITGGLPRAEELFEARRPKTPAVISEIDGAVSIGGLVRGHRKITVHNDRGGEKEYLIPKGSHLSVAEGERIKAGTALMDGSVNPHDILRVLGEKELAEYLLREVQAVYRLQGVTINDKHIEVIVRQMLRWVKVEEVGDTDFLVDEQIDKYVFQAENEKIMRKGGRPAKARPLLLGITKSALSTESFIAAASFQETTRVLTEASLYGKVDHLRRLKENIIMGRLIPAGTGSRFYRNVELREEDVPHVEKVVEAEEPDVSLVDEDLVSG, encoded by the coding sequence ATGGAAGCCAGGCCACAGCTGGGCGGAAGGCCCAAAATCGAATTCGACCAGGTCAAGATCAGTATCGCTTCAGCGGAAAAGATCAAAGGCTGGTCCTGGGGGGAAGTGACCAAGCCTGAAACCATCAACTACCGGACCTTCAAGCCGGAAAAGGACGGGCTGTTCTGCGCCAAAACCTTCGGGCCCATCAACGATTTCGAATGCCTCTGCGGAAAATACAAGAGAATGAAGTACCGGGGCATCATCTGCGAAAGATGCGGCGTCGAGGTCACGAAGTCCAAGGTTCGCCGCGAACGCATGGGCCACATCCAGTTGGCCTCCCCGGTTGCCCACATCTGGTTTTTTAAAAGTCCTCCGAGCCGGATCGGCCTTGTCCTGGATCTTTCGATCAAGGACCTGGAAAAAGTCCTGTATTTCGAATCCTATATCGTTCTCGATCCCGGAGAGTCGGGACTGAAGGAAAAGCAGCTCCTCACCGAGGAGGAGTTCAAGGAAGCCCAGGAAAAATACGGCGACGCCTTCACGGTGTCCATCGGCGCCGAAGCGGTCAAGACGCTGCTTCAGAAAATCAACATCGCCAAGGAGGCGGACCGTCTCAGGCGTTTGATGAAAAAAGAGACGTCCCAGCAGAGAAAACTCCGATACTCGAAGCGTCTCCGCATTTTCAAGGCGCTTAAAAAATCGGGCAACCGTCCGGAGTGGATGGTGCTGGATGTCATTCCGGTCATCCCACCCGACCTCAGGCCTCTTGTCCGGCTCGACGGCGGCCGTTTTGCGACATCGGACCTGAACGACCTGTATCGCCGCGTCATCAACCGGAACAACCGTCTCAAGAAGCTCATCGAGCTCAAGGCGCCCGAACTCATCATCCGGAACGAAAAACGGATGCTGCAGGAGGCCGTGGACGCTCTTTTCGATAACGGGAAGAGAGGCCGGGTCCATCTCGGGGCCAATCGCCGGCCGCTCAAGTCGCTGAGCGAATCTCTCCGGGGCAAGCAGGGCCGGTTCCGCCAGAACCTGTTGGGCAAACGGGTCGACTATTCGGGACGATCGGTCATTGTCGTCGGTCCGGAACTCAAACTCAATCAGTGCGGTCTGCCCAAAAAAATGGCGCTTGAGCTCTTTAAGCCTTTTATTTTCAATAAATTGGAAAAAGAAGGCCTGGTCCCGAGCGTCAAGATTGCCCGGGAGTGGCACGAGCAGGAAAGGCCCGAAGTCTGGGATTTCCTTGAGGAAGTCGTCAACGAACACCCCATTCTCCTGAACCGGGCTCCCACGCTCCATCGCCTGGGCATCCAGGCTTTCGAGCCCATTCTTGTGGAGGGCAAGGCCATTCAGATCCATCCCCTGGTCTGCGCCGCCTTTAACGCGGATTTCGACGGCGACCAGATGGCCGTCCATGTTCCCCTTTCGGTTGAGGCCCAGATCGAGGCCCAGACACTCATGCTTTCGACGCACAACATCCTCTCCCCGGCCAACGGGCGGCCGCTGACCATTCCCAGCCAGGACATGGTTCTCGGCTGCTATTACCTCACTTGGGAGATGAAGGGGCAAAAAGGGGAGGGGAGGATATTCTCTTCCTTCGACGAGGCGCTTCTGGCCATGGAAAGCGGTCAGGTCGGGCTTCAGAGCCGGATCAAGGTCCGTTTCAGCGGTCCGTTCATGAATTTGGTCAGTTACTACGACGACCAGGCCGTGATGAATTGTCCGGTTACGGAGATGAAAAAAGAACTCATTGAGACAACTCCGGGCCGCATCATCTTCAACTCCATTATTCCCAAGGGATTGCCGTTCATCAACGCCGTTCTGCGGAAGAAGGGACTCGAAAATCTGGTTTTCTTCGCCTATCTCAAGTCCGGATTGCCGGCCACGGTCGAAATGTTGGATGCCCTCAAGGAACTGGGCTTTACCCATGCCACCCTGGCCGGGTTTTCCCTGGGGATCGACGATTTCGTCATTCCCAAGACAAAATATGAACTCGTGGACAAAGCCTACGGGGAAGTCCGGGACATCGAAAACCTTTACCGGGAAGGCACGATCTCATCGGGCGAGCGGTTCAACCGGATCGTGGAGATCTGGGGAACGGTCACCGACAACATTTCGAATGCGATGATCGAGGAAATGAAGCGCATGAGTCTTGAGGGCGGCGGGCTCAATCCGCTGTTCGTTATGGCCGATTCAGGGTCCCGGGGCAACAAACAGCAGATTCGCCAGTTGGCCGGCATGCGGGGTCTCATGAGCAAGCCCTCGGGTGAAATCATAGAAACGCCCATTGTTTCCAACCTGAGAGAAGGCCTGAACGTGCTTCAATACTTCATCTCGACCCACGGCGCCCGCAAAGGTCTGGCCGACACCGCCTTGAAGACGGCCAATTCGGGGTATCTCACCCGAAAGCTTGTCGACGTCGCCCAGGAAGTCATCGTCGATGAGCATGACTGCGGAACCCTCAAGGGCTCCAACGTCACCGCGATCGTCGAAAACGGCGAGATCATCGAGCCGTTCATCGACCGCGTCGTCGGCCGGATTTCTCTCGAGCGCATTCTTCACCCCGACACCAGCATGCCCATCGTCGAAATGAACGAGGAAATCACCGAAACCATCGCCGGCGAACTCCAGAACCTCGGTCTCGAGCGCGTCAAAATCCGCTCGATTCTGACCTGCGAATCCAAGAAGGGTGTCTGCCAGCTCTGTTACGGCCGCAACATGGCCACCGGGCGAATGGTCGAACTCGGCGAAGCGGTGGGCATCGTCGGGGCCCAGTCCATCGGAGAACCGGGAACGCAGCTGACCATGCGGACGTTCCACGTCGGCGGAATCGCCATGCGCGGCGCCGAACGGTCGATGCTCGAAGCGGGCACCGACGGCATCATCAAGTTCACCAACCTCAAGTCCGTCGCCAATAAAGACGGCACCCTCGTCGTCGTCAATCGGAACGCCAACATTGCCGTTCTCGACCACCGGGGCCGTGAGATCGAACACTATCAGGTGCCGTACGGCGCCAAGGTTCTTATCCGCGACGGACAGGAGATCAAGGCCCGACAGGGATTTGCCGAATGGGATCCCTTCAGCAACTTCATTTTGACTGAAGAAACGGGCCGGATTCGATTCCGTGATGTCGTCCTCGGCATCAGCATGGAAGAGGTCCAGGACGAATTTACCGGACTGATCACCCAGGTCATCATCGATCCCAAGGACGAAAAACTTCAGCCCCAGGTTGAGATTCTCGATGATAAGAAAACGGACGACAAGGGCGAACCCGTCATTCTGAAGAAATATTATCTGCCGTCGGGCGCCAATTTGGAAGTCAAGGACGCCAAAAAAGTCTTTGCCGGCGACGTTCTGGCCAAGATTCCGCGTGAAGTCGCCCGAACCAAGGATATCACCGGAGGGCTGCCGAGAGCCGAGGAACTGTTCGAAGCCCGCCGGCCGAAAACCCCGGCCGTCATTTCGGAGATCGACGGAGCCGTCTCCATCGGCGGGCTTGTCCGGGGTCACCGGAAAATCACCGTCCACAACGACCGGGGAGGGGAGAAGGAGTATCTCATTCCCAAAGGATCCCACCTCAGCGTGGCCGAAGGCGAAAGGATCAAGGCGGGGACCGCCCTCATGGACGGATCCGTCAATCCTCACGATATTCTGCGGGTCCTGGGCGAGAAGGAGCTGGCCGAGTATCTTCTTCGGGAAGTCCAGGCCGTTTACCGCCTTCAGGGCGTCACCATCAACGACAAGCATATCGAGGTGATTGTCCGGCAGATGCTGCGTTGGGTCAAAGTCGAGGAGGTCGGAGACACCGATTTTCTGGTGGACGAACAGATCGACAAATATGTTTTCCAGGCGGAAAACGAAAAAATCATGCGCAAGGGAGGCCGACCGGCCAAGGCCCGGCCGCTGCTCCTGGGCATCACCAAGAGCGCCCTGAGTACCGAAAGCTTCATTGCGGCCGCCTCGTTCCAGGAAACCACCCGGGTTCTGACGGAAGCCAGCCTCTACGGCAAAGTGGATCATTTGCGGAGGCTTAAGGAGAATATCATCATGGGCCGCCTTATTCCGGCCGGAACGGGTTCGCGGTTCTATCGGAACGTGGAACTTCGGGAGGAGGATGTCCCTCATGTCGAGAAAGTGGTGGAAGCTGAGGAACCCGATGTTTCCCTGGTGGATGAGGATCTCGTAAGCGGTTGA
- the rpsL gene encoding 30S ribosomal protein S12 — MPTVNQLVRKGRTLKKAKSKAPALASCPQKRGVCTRVFTTTPKKPNSAMRKVARVRLSNNIEVTGYIPGVGHNLQEHSIVLVRGGRVKDLPGVRYHIVRGTLDCEGVQNRQRSRSMYGAKKPKEKKAAK; from the coding sequence TTGCCGACTGTGAATCAACTTGTGAGAAAGGGCCGGACGCTCAAAAAAGCCAAGAGCAAGGCTCCCGCTCTGGCTTCCTGCCCGCAAAAACGGGGCGTTTGTACGCGCGTTTTTACAACGACGCCGAAAAAGCCCAATTCCGCCATGAGAAAAGTCGCCCGGGTGAGATTGTCCAACAATATCGAAGTGACCGGATATATCCCCGGCGTCGGGCATAACCTCCAGGAACACTCCATCGTTCTTGTTCGCGGCGGCCGCGTCAAGGATCTCCCGGGAGTCCGGTATCATATCGTTCGGGGGACGCTGGATTGCGAGGGTGTGCAGAACAGGCAGAGAAGCCGTTCCATGTACGGTGCCAAGAAACCCAAGGAAAAGAAGGCCGCCAAGTAA
- the rpsG gene encoding 30S ribosomal protein S7 — MPRRGIVKKKKIPPDPFYNSTLVAKFVNLFLKKGKKSVAEGVFYRTMDIVKQKTKEDPLKGLEKALENVRPLLETKSRRVGGANYQVPIEVPQGRSVGLGIRWILRYAKERGGKSMEEKLSAEIIDAMNNRGGAVKKREDTHKMAESNRAFAHYKW, encoded by the coding sequence ATGCCGAGGAGAGGAATCGTCAAAAAGAAAAAGATCCCCCCGGATCCTTTCTACAACAGCACCCTTGTGGCCAAGTTTGTCAATCTGTTCCTCAAGAAAGGGAAAAAGAGCGTTGCCGAGGGCGTTTTTTACAGGACGATGGACATCGTCAAACAAAAAACCAAGGAAGATCCTCTCAAGGGCCTTGAAAAAGCCCTGGAGAATGTGCGCCCTCTCCTTGAGACCAAGTCGCGCCGCGTCGGCGGCGCCAATTATCAGGTTCCCATTGAAGTCCCCCAGGGGCGTTCGGTGGGGCTGGGAATCCGCTGGATTCTTCGTTATGCGAAGGAGAGAGGCGGAAAAAGTATGGAGGAGAAACTGTCTGCGGAGATCATCGATGCCATGAACAACAGGGGCGGCGCCGTCAAAAAGCGCGAAGACACCCACAAAATGGCCGAATCCAACAGGGCGTTCGCCCATTACAAATGGTAA
- the fusA gene encoding elongation factor G → MMRQDPIERVRNIGIMAHIDAGKTTTTERILFFSGITYKMGEVDEGTAVMDWMAQEQERGITITSAATACYWNDHRINIIDTPGHVDFTAEVERSLRVLDGAIAVLCGVGGVEPQSETVWRQADKYKVPRIVYINKMDRIGVDPARAVEQLKTRVAAHPLPIQIPLGAEDGFRGVIDLVGMKEIDWGGDLLGKNFEIRAVSDGCRDLAETKRREMIEILSETDDTIMQKYLDDEAISEAEIKTAIRKGTIGLRFVPVLYGSSFKNKGVHPLLDAIVDYLPSPADIPPVTGVHPRTGAPEARRADDNESFSALVFKIMNDPFLGNLAFIRVYSGKTKVGGSLYNSVKDEEERLTRLLEMHANKRKEIKEIYAGDIAAVPSMKTVSTGDTLCVRHQPIVLESIHFPEPVVSATIEPRSKADHTRLAESLARLLHEDPTFRLVRDPMTGQNLVMGMGELHLEILMDRLSREFGVKANLGKPQVAYKETLTRESEGEGRYIRQAAGKGQYGHCRIIVEPMERGRGFSFSDGTKGGVIPREFIPEIENGVREAMEAGILAGFPMVDVRVTLIGGSTHDEDATPLAFKIAASLAFREAARKADPVILEPLMKMEIVVPDNYLGDITGDLNARRGRIEGMEIHSGARLVKAQVPLSELFGYATAIRSMTQGRGVFSMEFVRFEKTPAAVQDAVIARIEGRIPLERYDN, encoded by the coding sequence ATCATGCGACAGGACCCCATCGAAAGAGTCAGAAACATAGGCATCATGGCTCATATCGATGCGGGGAAGACCACCACAACGGAGCGCATCCTGTTTTTCTCGGGCATCACCTACAAAATGGGAGAAGTGGATGAAGGTACGGCGGTCATGGACTGGATGGCCCAGGAGCAGGAACGCGGAATCACCATAACCTCCGCCGCCACCGCCTGTTATTGGAACGACCATCGCATCAATATCATCGACACTCCCGGTCATGTCGACTTCACCGCCGAAGTCGAGCGGTCCTTGAGAGTACTCGACGGTGCCATCGCCGTCCTGTGCGGCGTCGGCGGTGTTGAACCGCAGTCCGAGACCGTGTGGCGGCAGGCGGACAAGTATAAAGTGCCGAGAATTGTGTATATCAATAAAATGGACAGAATCGGAGTGGATCCGGCCCGGGCCGTCGAACAGCTCAAGACGCGTGTGGCCGCCCATCCTCTGCCCATTCAGATCCCCCTGGGCGCGGAAGACGGATTTCGCGGAGTCATCGATCTTGTGGGCATGAAGGAAATCGATTGGGGAGGAGACCTTCTCGGCAAGAATTTTGAAATCCGGGCCGTTTCGGACGGTTGCCGGGATCTGGCGGAAACCAAACGACGGGAAATGATTGAGATTCTCAGCGAAACCGACGACACCATCATGCAGAAATATCTCGACGACGAAGCCATTTCGGAAGCCGAAATCAAAACGGCCATCCGAAAAGGGACGATCGGGCTGAGGTTTGTTCCCGTTCTCTACGGTTCTTCATTCAAGAACAAAGGCGTTCATCCTCTCCTCGACGCCATCGTCGATTATCTGCCCTCTCCGGCGGATATCCCTCCCGTGACGGGAGTCCACCCCAGGACGGGCGCTCCGGAAGCCCGCCGCGCCGACGACAATGAATCGTTCTCGGCCCTGGTTTTCAAGATCATGAATGATCCCTTCCTCGGGAACCTGGCTTTTATCAGAGTTTACTCCGGAAAAACCAAAGTCGGGGGAAGCCTTTACAATTCCGTGAAGGATGAGGAAGAACGCCTGACCCGGCTCCTGGAGATGCATGCCAACAAGCGAAAAGAAATCAAGGAAATTTATGCCGGGGACATCGCGGCCGTTCCCTCGATGAAGACCGTTTCGACGGGCGATACGCTCTGCGTGCGGCATCAGCCCATCGTTCTGGAGTCCATTCATTTCCCCGAGCCCGTGGTTTCGGCGACCATTGAACCCCGCAGCAAAGCCGACCACACCCGTCTGGCCGAGTCTCTGGCCCGTCTTCTCCATGAAGACCCGACATTCCGGCTGGTCCGGGATCCCATGACGGGCCAGAACCTGGTCATGGGCATGGGAGAGCTCCATTTGGAAATCCTCATGGACAGGTTGTCCAGGGAATTCGGAGTCAAGGCCAATCTCGGCAAGCCGCAGGTTGCCTACAAGGAGACCTTGACCCGGGAGTCCGAAGGCGAGGGCCGATATATCCGCCAGGCCGCGGGAAAAGGCCAGTACGGACACTGCCGGATCATCGTCGAACCCATGGAGCGGGGAAGAGGCTTCTCTTTTTCCGATGGAACAAAGGGCGGCGTGATTCCCAGGGAATTCATTCCCGAGATCGAAAACGGTGTGCGCGAAGCCATGGAAGCCGGCATCCTGGCCGGATTTCCCATGGTGGATGTGCGCGTTACCCTTATCGGTGGTTCCACCCACGATGAGGATGCGACGCCTTTGGCCTTCAAAATCGCGGCGTCCCTGGCTTTCCGCGAAGCGGCCCGGAAAGCGGACCCGGTGATCCTCGAGCCGCTGATGAAAATGGAAATCGTCGTTCCCGACAATTACCTCGGCGACATCACCGGGGATCTCAACGCCCGGCGAGGCCGGATCGAAGGCATGGAGATTCACAGCGGCGCGCGGCTGGTCAAGGCCCAGGTGCCGCTTTCGGAATTGTTCGGGTATGCCACGGCCATCCGCAGCATGACCCAGGGGCGGGGGGTTTTTTCGATGGAGTTTGTCCGGTTCGAAAAAACTCCGGCCGCCGTTCAAGACGCCGTCATTGCAAGAATCGAGGGGCGGATTCCCCTTGAAAGGTATGACAATTGA